The genomic region GCGGGCTTGGCCTCGGGAGCCGGAGCGGCGTCCTTCGCCTCTCCCTGTTTGGCGCCCTTCTCTTCGGCGGGGGCGGGCTGCGCCTCAGGAGCCGAGGCCGGCGCTTCCTCTTTTACTTCTTTCTTCTCGTCGGCCGGAGCGGGTTTCGCCTCTTCGGGCTTCGCTTCTTCCGGCTTTACGTCGTCGGAGGGCGCTGCGCTCTCTGCTTTCTGGGGTTCGACGACGCCTCTGTTGTTCTCGGCCTCTTCCTGAGCTTTAGCGGCTTTTTCGGCCTCTTCCTTAACTATTTTGTCCATCTCGGAAGCGCTCGGATTCTTTTTCTGCGCGCTCCCTTCGGCCGGAGCGGCTTCGCTCTTCTCTTCGGGAGCCTTGTTCTCTTCTTCCTTCACCGCGGCGGCCTCGCCCTCCGCGGGCTTTGCTTCGTTGGTCGAAGCGTCCGCCGGCTCGGCGTCCTGCTGAGGCTTATTCTCGCCGCCGTCCTGCTGCTGCGCGGGAGCCGTGTCTTCCGACACGCCAGTATTCGCCTTTTTGAATGCCTGTACCTGTGCCAGCAGGGACGCATAGGCGTCGCTGTTCTCTTTCTGATCCTCGGAGGTCGCCGCCGTTACCGGGACGGCTCCGCCGATAAGCGCGGCTGCTAGCGCCAGCATGATTATTTTTTTCAAATTAACATCTCCTTAATCCTCAGTTTCCGTCGCCGCATACTTTTGCGGCCTGTCGCTTACTGTCGACGCGCGAATTATAGCACAAATCTCCCGATAATCTCTTTATCGGCGCGTCATTTCCAATTGTCGTATATCCATTTCGCGGCGCGCTTCGCCTCGTTGAATTCCTCCGCGGGTCCGTCCCCTTCGCCCCGCGGCTCCGCGCTTTCCCTGCGCAGCCGCATCCAGTCGCTGTATTCGACGAGGGAGCCGTTTCTTGCGAAGTGGTCGAAGACAAGGTCGAATTTCGGGATTCCCCACAGAGCGGAGGGCGGCAGAGCTCCGGCGTTGACGAGAGCCGCGGTCGCCCTCTGGAGCAGCCCCTTGACTCCTCCTTTGTGGTCGACGCGCAGCAGCACCGCGCGGTGCCCGCCGGTTATCGTCTCCGAGACCATGTTGACCGAGTCCTCCGTGCAGAAGACCTCGGTGGAGAAGCCGAGCATCGCGGGGATCGGGTTGAATTCGTCCTCCGACGCGACGAGCAGATATTTCACCGCGTGCGAGTGCTGTGCGAGCGTCCTGACGACCTTCTCGGCCGCGGCGCTCGTGCGGCGCGACGTCGTGATGAAGATGTCGGCTCCGGAGTGCTGTGCTAAGTTCAAAATCTGCCCGAGGCGCCTTTTCACCCACTGCGGCGTCACCGAGTAGTTCGCGTCGTCGCCGCCGACGAGGATCGACCACTTTTCGCGCGCGGCGGAAGGATGCTCGGAAAGCAGAGCCTGCGCTTCCTTCTTCAGCCTTTCTTTTATGACGTAGTTCGGAGAGCCGAGGGTCACGAATATGTTCGGCTTTCTCTCTGGGCAGTCGTGCTCGGGAACGATCGCGAAATCGAAGGGTTCCGTGCCTATCGCGCTCGGCGTCATAACGGTGGCGCACGCGCAGCGCCAGATGTAGCCGAGAGCGATGTTGTAAGGGGCCGCGGTGCTGCCGGCCGATATTATCAACACGCTGCCCGCGCCCTCCTGCACGTTGCGCTCGGCGAACCACTGGCCGACGCGGCGTATCAGCGCGTCTCCGTCCGACGCGGCGAGCCAGTCGCGCGCGTCTCGTCTCGTGCCTCCGGCGAGCACTCGGCTTGCGGCCTTCGCGCGGGCCTTGGCCGCGCCCGTGAGCAGAGGCACCTCGCTTTCGAGTATCTCGGCGCCCGTGAGGCGCGAGAGCCAGTAGGCGACGCCGCGGCTCTGATTGACGTGCCCGCGTATGCCGTCGCTCAATATTATGATCACCCTCAGCGCGTCTCCGGAGTTCATCTTTCTTCGTTTTTCCTGCGCGCGAATATGCGCCGCACCTCTTCGAGGTCCTCCGGCGTGTTGACGTTCGGCCCCTCCGAGGGATATTTCGTCGCTATGACGGCCATCGAATAGCCGTGCTCGAGTATGCGCAGCTGCTCGAGACTCTCCGTCTTCATCAGCGGCGTCGCCGGAAGCTTTACGAACTTGAGCAGGAATTCTTTCGTGAAGGCGTATATGCCGAGATGCTCCCATACCGCGCAGCCTGCGTCGCTGCGGCGGAATGGTATCGGCGAACGGCTGAAGTAGAGCGCGCGCCCGTTCAGCGCGCGGACGACTTTCACGATGTTGGGGTTGAGGAAGTCCTCTTCTTTTTTTATCGGCACGCACACCGTAGCGGAATCGGCGCTACCGTCGCCGGAGATTCCGCAGGCGAGCTCGCGCAGCATGCGCGGGTCTAGCAGAGGCTCGTCCCCCTGTATGTTTATCACGTAGTCCGCGTCCACCTTCGCCGCTATTTCGGCGACGCGACTCGAGCCGTCGGGGTGGTCGGTGCGCGTCATCAGCACGTCGGCGCCGAATTTTTCAGCCGCGTCGTATATTCTGCTGTCGTCCGTGGCTATCACGACGCGGAAAAATACGTCGGACGCCAGCGCGCGACGGTACACCTGTTCGATCATCGTCCTGCCGCCTATTTCGAGAAGGGGCTTCCCGGGCAGCCGCGACGACGCGTAGCGTGCCGGAATCACCCCCAAAAATTTTTTAGCCTTCATCCGCGCGCCTCCTGCCATTCGCGGAATTTGGCGAGCATCCTGCCGCGGTCGAGCGGACGCACGTTTTTCACTATCCACTCGCGCATCGCCTTTCCATCGTCGGTCTCCTGCTTATAGCTCATGAAGTCGAGCCCTATGCCGAGCGCGTCGGCTATTTTCAGCGCGAAAGCCGGCCATATCATGCCGATGTCGCCAATGACGGGCAGGCTTCCCTCGTGGCGCGCGAAGGCGGACATTTCCATGCGGAAGGGGATCTTCGATATTTTCGTCTTGGGCAGCCCCTTGTCGATGGCCTCCTGAATCATCGCGCTCGACCTCTGAAGGTCCTGGGCGCGGCGGAGGTTTTCGTCGAGGTCGAAGCGGATCAGCGTCTTCCCCCTGAGGCTGTAGACGGGCTGCCCCTGCCACCACGACCAGATGCCGTGCCCGGTATAGGTCTCGAAGGGGCCGTCGTGTATCTCCTGGGTCAGGGCCACGGCGGATTCTATTATCACGTCCGAGGAGCCGAGCATCGCCGATATGCGGCGCGAGCGCTCAGTGACGGGTATGCTGTCGCCGACCGCCATGCCGACGTGTCCGCCGCCGACGAGCTGCGGGATCGTTACGAGCACGGGCACGCCCTTTTCCGCGCCGGCGCCGAGCATAGTGCGCCTGTCGCACCCCCAGCCCGCGACCGCCTCGAAGGGCAGGCCGGACTGGCGGCAGAGCGAATGGATTTCCTCGGCCAGCTTTTCCGTGCGCAGCCCCATCGGGTACGCCATGTTCGCGGCCGCCTTTATCACGAAATGCCCCTCCGCGTCATGGCGTTTCGCTAAAAGCTCCCTGTCGAGAATCATCTCTTTTGAAAGCTCGTCGAGCTCTTCGTCCGTCATGTCGGTAAATTCGAAGACGTTCCCGCGGGGCATGAATTTCTCGTCGAGCCCAAGCTGCGCGGCGCCGCACATCTTCACGCGGTCTAAGGCGCCGCCCATCTCGTGGCTTATCACGGCCGAGCTCGTCGTCACTCCGTCGACGACGCCCTTTTCGATAAGCTCCGCTATCAGCGTCGTAACGCCTTCGTGGAGATTCGGGCCGCTTCCGGTCACCACCGCGACTTTCCCGCCGCGTTTCTTCACCGCGGCGACCCTTTCGGCCGCGGCGTCGAGCGTCTCTTTAGAGCGCTCGTCGAGTTCGCCGTAGAATTTTTGAATAAGCTCGCGGTTTATCTTTGCCGTCATCTATTTTCCTCCCGTGCCAACGAATTTTTTATTATTTTCCACGCGCGCGCCGAAGCGCCGCGCGATTTTTCAAAGTATCGGCGGCTGAGCTCAAGCCGCTTCGCGCCCTCTTCCGCGGCCGCGACCCTGAGCCAGGCGTCGGCGAGCTCTTTTTCGTCCGCTACCTGATCCGCCGCCCCCATCGCGAGGAAGGCCCGCGAGGCCTGGGCGAAATCCTCCATATGGGGGCCGTACTGTACCGGCACGCCCCACGAGAAGGGCTCCAGGATGTTCTGCCCGCCGTCGTCGGTGAAGCTGCCGCCGACGAAGGCCGCGCGCGCCGTGCCGTACAGCTCGAAGAGCACGCCTATTTTGTCTACGATAAGTATATCCCACTCCGGCGTAAGTTGTGACAATTTTGCGAAAACGTATTTTGGAGGAATCAGACGGCAGACCGCGTCGGACCTTTCCGGATGGCGCGGGGCTATTATGAGCCGCGCGTCCGGAAGCGCGCCGCGCAGGCTTTCGAAGGCGGCGAGCGCCTTTTCGTCCTCGCCCGCGTGCGTGCTCCCGGCCATGAATATCGGGCGCTCCGCGCCGAATTTTTCGAGCCATTCGTCCCGCGCGGAAAAGTCTTTGCGCGCGAGCAGGGCGTCGACCTTCCCGTCACCGGTGACGTGCAGCTTGGCCGCGTCTACGCCGATCGACGAAAGGCGGCGCGCGTCCTCTTCGTCGCGCAGCAGGATCTTGTCGAAAAGGGAGTACGCCCGCGCGGCGATACGCTTAGAGAGGGCGCCGCTTATGCGCCTCCATGTCCTGTCCGATATCCTCCCGTTGACGAGGAAGGCCGGCACGCCGCGCTCCCTGCATTCGCCGAGCATGTTGGGCCACAGCTCCGTCTCGGCCGCGACGAAAGCGGCGGGGCGCAGCGAATCGAGGGCGCGCCGGACGAATTTCGTCTTGTCCCACGGGTAATAGATGTGGAAATCGTAGAGCCCTGAGCAGAGGCGCTCCGCCATCGCGCGTCCGGTCTGGGTCGTCGTCGAAAGGACGATTTTGCCGCCGTATCCCTCCTCGCGCGCCGCCTTTATGAAGGGCGCCGCGGCCTGCGCCTCGCCGACCGAGACGGCGTGTACCCAAAGAGGGCGCTCTCCGCGGAGCAGCGAAATTTTTTCCGCAGGGATGATCCCCTGCCGTTCGTCGTTGCCCTCGCTGTACTTCGCTTTGAGGGAATCCTGCGACAGCGCGAAGAAGGCGTCTATCGAAAGTCCGTAGAGGGCGCGCAGCAGAGACAGTTACGCCACCCCCGCCTTTAGTATTTCGTGTATGTGCACCATGCCGACGGGCTTGCCCTCCTGGACGACTATCAGAGCGGAGACCTCCCACTGCTCGACGATGCGCACGGCCTCCGCCGCGAGGCGGTCAGGCGCTATCACGCGCGGATGGGTCGTCATCGCGCGCGAGACAGGGAGATCGAGCCCCTCGAGCCCCTCTTTTTCGATGAAGCGGCGCAGGTCTCCGTCGGTGAAGACGCCGACGAGCTTTCCTTCGTCGTCCACCACCGCGGTCGCGCCGTAGCCCTTGCTCGTTATGTCGAAGAGCGCGTCGCGCACTCTCGCCCCTTGGTTCGTGATCGGCATCCTCTCGCCCGTGCCCATGAGGTCGGAGACGCGCAGCAGCAGCCGCTTGCCGAGGGAGCCTCCCGGATGGAAGAGCGCGAAGTCTTCCTTCTGCAGCCCGAGCAGCAGTGTGGCCGTGCCGGCGACGGCGTCGCCGAGCGCCATCTGCAGCGTCGTGCTGCTCGTGGGCGCGAGTTTCAGCGGGTCCGCCTCGCTCTCGACGTGGCAGTTCAAAACGATGTCGGCCTCGCGCGCGAGCGTCGAACCGGCGTTGCCCGTGACAGCGATTATCGGTGCCCCCAGGCGCTTGAAGTAGGGGATCAGCGCGATGAGCTCCTGCGTTTCGCCGCTGTTGCTGAGGAAATAGCCGACGTCCTCGCGGCAGACCATTCCCAGGTCGCCGTGCGCGCCCTCCGTCGCGTGCAGGAAAAAGGCCGGCACTCCGAGCGACGCGAAGGTCGCTGCGGTCTTGCGCCCGACGTGCCCGGACTTTCCCAGCCCCGAGACGACGACGCGCCCACGGCAGCGGCTCACGAGATGCGCCGCGGCGGCCATCTCTTCGCCTATCCTTTCAGTCGCGGCCTTGAGCGCTGCGGCCTCTTTGTTCAGAATGCCCCTCCCCTCCGCCACCAGCTCTTCGACGGTATAGTTCTTCTCTTCTCTTTCGTACGGCAGATTCATTTTTATTACCTCGCGCTTATTTTACGTCCGTGAAGCCTATCTTCCCGCGGACGACCTTGTCTATCTCGTAAACCTGGCGCAGCGCCCCGCGCACGTCGGCCATCGGAATGGAATTCGGGCCGTCGCATTTGGCGCGCTCCGGGTCGGGATGCACCTCCATGAAGAGCGCGTCGACGCCTATCGCAACGGCCGCGCGCATCAGGGGCAGTGCGAAGGCGCGGTCGCCTCCGCTGCATGTCCCCATGCCGCCGGGCTTCTGCACGCTGTGCGTCGCGTCGAACATCACCGGACAGCCGAGCGCGCGCATCACAGGCAGAGAGCGGAAGTCGACCGAGAGCTCGTGATAGCCGAAGGACGTCCCGCGCTCGCAGAGAATCACGTCGCGGCAGCCGCTTTCGCGACACTTTCCGACGACGGAGGCCATGTCCTCCGGCGCCATGAACTGCGCCTTCTTGACGTTAAGCGGCCTGCCGGTCCTGCTCGCGGCCGCCAAAAGGTCCGTCTGGCGGCAGAGGAAGGCCGGTATCTGAAGCAGGTCGACGTGCTTCGCGGCGATCTCGGCCTGATATGGCTCGTGTATGTCGGTCACCACCGGCACGCCGGCCTCTTTCCCTATCTCCGAGAGCCATTCGAGCCCCCTTTCAAGCCCGGGGCCGCGGTAGCTCTTTATCGACGTCCTGTTAGCCTTGTCGAAGGACGCCTTGAATATGTAATTGAAGCCGAACTCCGCACAGTATTTTTTCATTTCGCGGGCGATCGAAAGCGCCTCGTCGAAGGTGTCGAGCACGCAGGGGCCCGCGGCGACCGTAAGTTTTTCGCCGCCGACCTCTATGTCGCGCACCTTTACTCTCTTAACGTCCATCATTCACAGCTCCTTTTTTGTCGTCTATAGCATCAAGATATTTCGTATACTTTTCGTAAACGCGGCACCGCGTCTCCCAGCCGAGCTCCTTCGCGCAGTACTCAGTCACCCTTTCGAGCGCGCCGGTGCGTCCGAGGTTTTTTATCCCCGCCTCCTGCATGAAGCGGCGCAGCCCGCTGTTCGAGAGCACGCGGAAAGCCGCCGAGGAGAGCTCCTCGGCGGTGGGGGGCACGAGGATTTCGGCGTCGCGCAGCAGCTTCTTCTGGCGCAGCTTGCCGCGCTCTATTATCGAAACGACCGGGATGCCTATGCCGGCGCAGAGCTGGTTCGCGGTGCCGCCGAGCCCTATCAGCAGCTCCGCGCCGTATGCCGCGGCCGCGACCGGCTCGCGGCATATGTTGACCGTCACATCGCCCGACGAGAGCCTCGACATATCCTCAGAGAGCGTCCAGCCGCTGAGATTCTCCGCCAGCTTTTTTATCTCTATCGTCGGCGCCGGCACCATCACAAAGCTGCATTCGATCCTGCGCGAGAGCAGCGCCGCCGCGTCGAGGATCAATTTTACATCCTCATAGGCGCGCGGGCGGCTGCCGGGAAGCAGCAGCACCTTCGCGCCTCGCTCGTCCCATGCGAAGGCCGGCGCCTTCGCCTCGTCGAGCAGGTCCATTATCGGGTTGCCGTAAAAGACAGCCGGCACTCCGCCGGCCGCGAGCTCTTTCGCCGTCTCCTCGTCTCGCGTGAAGACGAGCACGCAGCGTCTGCGCAGAAAGAATTTTTCTATCCAGAGATGCCCCGAGAGGTGGATCGTCTTGGCGGTCGCGACGAGCAGGGGCTTCATGCCCTGCCCCCATAGGACGCTCGACGCAAGATATACGTCGCCGACGCAGAGCGGCGTGCGGTAGCTGCCGATAAAGCCGCGCATCGCGTCGCGCTGCTCCTTTATCGCGACGCCGAGCCCGCAGCGCACGTCGCGCAGAAAGTCTCCTATGTGATACTTGACGACGCCGCCGCTCGGCATATCGGCCGGCGGGGATACGACGCGGATGCCGCTTTCCTCGTATGGTTTGCCGGAGCCGACGAAGGTGAAGGCGTCGATTTTCGCGCATCTGAAGCGCTCGGCCAGCTTTTTTGCAAGGACCACGCCGATCGCGTCCTCGCCGTGCCCGTTCGAGGCCACGAGGAAGGAGGGGCGCAGCCTTTCGGCTATCTTCCTGCGGAAGGCGAGAGAATCCCTGATCGCGACGGATATCGAAGGCACGTAGAGGGGGCGGTCGAAAAAGAGCCCGTGTGGAATGTTCGTCAGGTCCTTTTCTGTGCAGACGAAGCCGTCCGCTCCGACCTCGCCGGCGAAATTTTCGAGCTCCGCGACATCCTCCTCCGTCAGAAAGTGGTGGTCCCTGAAGGTGCGGCGCCCCGCAAGCTCTACTCCGAGCTCCCCGAGAAAGCTGTAAAAGCCTTCGGGGTTCCCTATCGCCGAGAGCGCGATATATCTGCCGCGCGGCGAGAAGTCCCGCGGAAGTTTTTTTTCGTCGCCGGCGGAGATGGAAAGCCAGCGGTCGAGCTTTATATCGGCGGTAAAAATTTTATCTTCGGAGACGTAAGGAGCGAGTTTTTTCTTTATCGCGGCGACGGCCTCCGGCGTAGTCTGATTCGCCTTCGTCAGCACGACTATATCGGCGCGGCGGAAGGCGGACATCGGCTCGCGCATCAGCCCGGCCGGCATTATATTGCCGTTGCCGAAGGGACAGGTGGAGTCCACGAGGACTATGTCGACGTCGCGCGCCATCTTCCTGTGCTGAAAGGTGTCGTCGGTCACGGCGACCTCAGCGCCGAGCGCGGCGAGCAGCTTGACCCCTTCGAGGCGGTTGCGCGAGACGACTATCTTCGCATCAGGCAGCCGCTTCGCGAGCATCAACGGCTCGTCCCCCGCAAAGTCGCGCCCCGTGCTCTTTTCGTCCTGCCCGATCCAGAGGGGCGGGTGCTCCTTCGTGCGGTAGCCGCGGCTCACGACGCCGGCTCTTATGCCGCTTTCGGCGAACTGCCTGACTATATATTCCGCCACCGGCGTCTTGTTCGTACCGCCGAAGCTGTTGTTGCCTATGCTCACGGTAGGGAGCGCCGGGTCGGTAACGGAAAAGATCCCGCGATTGAAAAGCTCTATGCGCAGCTTCATCCACGCCGACGCGATAAGCTGGCACGGATATAAAACGCTCCAGGGGGAAAGCCCGCTTTCGCCCCGCACGTATCTCAGATAGCTGCGCAGAAGCTTCGACATGCTACGCCTCTTCCGGCGTATGCCTGCCGTTGCCCGCCGCGTACATTTTATAGTACTGCCCTCCGGCCGCGATCAGCTCGTCGTGAGTTCCCATTTCGGCGATAGCGCCTTCCCTCAGCACGAATATCCTGTCGGCGTCGCGTATCGTCGAAAGGCGGTGGGCTATGACGATGGCGGTGCGCCCCTCCATCGCGTTGTTCATCGCTTCCTGCACCTGCTGCTCTACGAGCGTATCGAGCGAAGACGTGGCCTCGTCCATTATCAAAATCTTCGGGTCGCGCACGACGGCGCGCGCGATAGCGACGCGCTGGCGCTGCCCTCCGGAAAGAGTCACGCCGCGCTCTCCGACCTCCGTATCGAAGCCGCGCGGCAGAGTCTTGATGAAATCATAGATTCCGGCCATCTCGGCCGCCCTGACGAGGGCCTCCTTCGTCACGTTCTTGCAGCCGTAGCCGATGTTATAAGCGAGCGTGCCCTTCATAAGCACGGGGTCCTGCGGCACGACGCCGATCTGGCGGCGGTAGGATTTTATTTCGACGGCGCGTATGTCCACGCCGTCGACCTTGACCGCGCCGCCCTGCGGGTCGTAGAAGCGCATTATCAGATCCGCGATCGTCGACTTGCCGGCGCCTGTCGGGCCGACTATCGCGACCTTCTCGCCGCGCTTTATATCGAACGAAAGGCCGTTCAGAACCATTTTCGAATCGTTATAGCCGAAGCGCACGTTCTCAAAGGAGACGCGCCCCTCCATCGGCGAAAGAATCTGCGGGTTTTCTGCGACGGGGACCTCGTTCTTTTCGTCCAAAATCTCAAATATGCGATCCGCCGACGCGGCGCCCTGCTGTATCGAGCTGACGACGCGGCTCAGAGTGCGCACCGGCTGCACGAGCAGACCGATATAGGTGCAGAATGCGATGAGCCCGCCGGCCGTCAGCCTGCCGGCGATGACGCTGCGCCCGCCGCTCCAGAGGATTATCGCGAGCGCCGAAATGAGGATGACCTCGACGATTCCCTCAAGCACGCCGCGCACCTGCGTGCCCTTCATCACCGCCTTGAAGTGAAGGTCGCTCTCCTCCTTGAAGCGCTTGTATTCCTCCTCTTCGGTGGCGAAGGAGCGGACTATCTTTATCGACGAGACCGCCTCCTGCGCGATCGCCGCGACCATCGCGAGCCTGTCCTGTATCACCGCGCCGACGGAGCGCAGCTTCGACGAAGCCCTGTCTATCGCGAGCGCCGCCACGGGAATTATCAGAGATGTTACCAGCGTCAGCCGCCAGTTGAGAAAGATCAGGAAGCCTATGATGCCGACGAAAGTGACGCCCTGCACGACAAAATCTATGACGGCCGACGCAAGGATGTTCTGAAGCGTCGCGACGTCGTTCGTGATGCGCGAGAGGAATTCGCCGGAGCGCCTGCTGTAGAGGGTCGCGAGCGAGAGCCTCTGCGTGCGGTCGTAGAGCTCGAGGCGGATATCTATCACGACCTTCTGCCCGACCCACGTCATAAGATAGAGGTTCGCATAGGCGAACGCCGCCTTCAGTATATAAAGAAACACCACGCTGACGCAGAGTATGTTCAGCAGCTGCGTCTGTTTTCTTATCAGGACGTCGTCGACGACGTTCTTTATCAGCCACGGCGGGATGATCGACGCGACGGCGGAAAGTATCATGCAGACGACCGCGTAGATCAGCCGCTTTTTATACGGTACGCAGTACTTAAGGACGCGGAAGTACGACGTCCACTCCTCTTTTTTTGCGAGCTTCAGCATTTTCCCGTTCCCTTCATTATCTCTTCGCTCCAGAAATCGTAGACGCCCTCTTCGCCGAGCGTCCTGCGCGCGCGTTCCATCGTCTCTTCTATCCCGCCGCGGAACGCTTCATCGCCGTTCAGCCACGCAAGCGCGCTCTTCGTGATGTTCTCCGCGGTGGCGCTCTCCTGTAGCAGCTCCGGGAACATATCGCACCCCGCTAAGATGTTCGCCATCGCGTAATGCCGCGTCTTTATCACGCGGCGCGCCACAAAGGCCGACAGCGGATTCAGCCTGTAGGTCACTACCATGTAGCAGCCGAGAATCAGAGATTCGACCGTGATCGTGCCGCTCGCGCCTATCGCGCAGCGGGCCCGCGCCATCAGATCGCGCCCCTGGCCGGCGTAAAAGCGCACGCCGGAGCGCGTGAATTCCGAGATCATGTCGTCGTGTGCCGCCGGGTTGAGGCCGGGGGCGACGGAAAATACGGGGAGCCACCCCTCGCCGGCAAGGGCCTCCGCGCTCTCGCGCATTATCGGAAGAAGCTTTTTGATCTCGTTCCTCCTGCTGCCCGGCAGAAACGCGACCATTTTTTCAGAATCAGGAAGAGAATCGGCCGCCGCGGAGCCCGGCGCCTCTTTTCTGAACTCCTCGACGAGCGGATGCCCCATCCATTTGCTTTTGCATCCGCGCGAGAGCAGATATTCGTGCTCGAACTTAAAGAGAGGCAGACATTCGTCGACATAGCGGCGCAGAGCTTCGGCGCGGCCGCCGCGCCACGCCCACACCGAAGGCGGGGATATGTAAAATATCCGCCCACGGTAGCCGCGCCTGCGCAGCTTCGCTATAAGGTGCAGATGGAAGTCGGGGCTGTCGCAGACGACGACGGCCTCGGGCGCACGCTCGATGATGCGGCCGGACATCTCGGAGAGCAGCGAAAGTATCGACGGTATCGCCGACAGCACCTCGGTCAGCCCGAGCAGCTGAAGGCGCTCGCCCGGCCAACAAACGTCTATGCCGGCTTCGCGCGGCTCGATTCCGCCCATACCCCATATTTCGCCGTCGTAGCCTACTGCGCGCAGCTTTTTGGCGAGCGCCGCCGTATAGTGGTCGCCGGACGCTTCGCCGGAGCTTATAAAGAGCGACAAACTTCCACCCCGATCACCGAAATGTTTTTTTCCTCAGCGGCCTTGCGAAACTTTTCCGGCTCGACTATCAGAGTCCAGCCGGCGTGGAGCGCGAGGCAGGTCAGCTTCGCCTGCGCCATATGGTAAAGGGTCTCGGGGCCGACGGTCGGAATGTCGTAGCGCTCGTCCTGGTCGAGGCGCATCATCTTGGCGACGACGCCGCCCTTGCAGAGAGAGCCGGCGCGCAGAAGAGTGGCGTCCGTCCCCTCCATCGCCTCTACGGCGACGACGGAGCGCTTGTGCGTTATCACGGTCTGCCCGAAGGAGAGCGGCACGACCGCCTTGCATATCGAAAATCCGTACTCCGCGTCGTCAAGCTCTTCCTTGGTCGGCCTGCGCCCCGCTATGTGGCCGCTTTTGGCGAGCAGGTCCGGCACTATATCGCGGTAGCTGAGGACGTGAAAGCCCTCCTTTTCAAGAAAAT from Synergistes jonesii harbors:
- the lpxB gene encoding lipid-A-disaccharide synthase, producing MSLFISSGEASGDHYTAALAKKLRAVGYDGEIWGMGGIEPREAGIDVCWPGERLQLLGLTEVLSAIPSILSLLSEMSGRIIERAPEAVVVCDSPDFHLHLIAKLRRRGYRGRIFYISPPSVWAWRGGRAEALRRYVDECLPLFKFEHEYLLSRGCKSKWMGHPLVEEFRKEAPGSAAADSLPDSEKMVAFLPGSRRNEIKKLLPIMRESAEALAGEGWLPVFSVAPGLNPAAHDDMISEFTRSGVRFYAGQGRDLMARARCAIGASGTITVESLILGCYMVVTYRLNPLSAFVARRVIKTRHYAMANILAGCDMFPELLQESATAENITKSALAWLNGDEAFRGGIEETMERARRTLGEEGVYDFWSEEIMKGTGKC
- a CDS encoding LpxI family protein, whose protein sequence is MEEQTALIAGEGSLPVEIASRLTDRGRPPVVYSIRENVGALSRYALDVVNITKPDFGFTIKDMRKHGVKNVIMAGTVSKTLIFKPSLFDLTTQRFLAGLLFRDDHSLLGAIVDFLEKEGFHVLSYRDIVPDLLAKSGHIAGRRPTKEELDDAEYGFSICKAVVPLSFGQTVITHKRSVVAVEAMEGTDATLLRAGSLCKGGVVAKMMRLDQDERYDIPTVGPETLYHMAQAKLTCLALHAGWTLIVEPEKFRKAAEEKNISVIGVEVCRSL
- a CDS encoding ABC transporter ATP-binding protein, whose translation is MLKLAKKEEWTSYFRVLKYCVPYKKRLIYAVVCMILSAVASIIPPWLIKNVVDDVLIRKQTQLLNILCVSVVFLYILKAAFAYANLYLMTWVGQKVVIDIRLELYDRTQRLSLATLYSRRSGEFLSRITNDVATLQNILASAVIDFVVQGVTFVGIIGFLIFLNWRLTLVTSLIIPVAALAIDRASSKLRSVGAVIQDRLAMVAAIAQEAVSSIKIVRSFATEEEEYKRFKEESDLHFKAVMKGTQVRGVLEGIVEVILISALAIILWSGGRSVIAGRLTAGGLIAFCTYIGLLVQPVRTLSRVVSSIQQGAASADRIFEILDEKNEVPVAENPQILSPMEGRVSFENVRFGYNDSKMVLNGLSFDIKRGEKVAIVGPTGAGKSTIADLIMRFYDPQGGAVKVDGVDIRAVEIKSYRRQIGVVPQDPVLMKGTLAYNIGYGCKNVTKEALVRAAEMAGIYDFIKTLPRGFDTEVGERGVTLSGGQRQRVAIARAVVRDPKILIMDEATSSLDTLVEQQVQEAMNNAMEGRTAIVIAHRLSTIRDADRIFVLREGAIAEMGTHDELIAAGGQYYKMYAAGNGRHTPEEA